One Ignavibacterium sp. DNA segment encodes these proteins:
- a CDS encoding polyprenol monophosphomannose synthase, whose amino-acid sequence MNETKSLVIIPTYNELENIPKLIPIVLAQDERIHILIVDDNSPDGTGNYVKEQMKINDRIHLLEREMKMGLGTAYIAGFKYALQNGYDFIFEMDADFSHDPNELKNFLAEIENFDLVLGSRYIHGIRVLNWPMRRLLLSFFASVYTRVITGMPIKDATGGFKCFRKVVLETIDLDKVKSNGYSFQIEMTFKAYSKGFKIKEIPIVFVDRIKGKSKMSKKIVREAVTMVWKLRLRQIFGLL is encoded by the coding sequence ATGAACGAAACTAAATCATTAGTAATAATACCAACATACAATGAGCTGGAAAACATTCCGAAGCTTATTCCAATAGTTCTTGCTCAGGATGAACGAATTCATATTCTTATCGTTGATGATAATTCGCCTGACGGTACCGGTAATTATGTTAAAGAACAGATGAAAATAAATGATCGTATCCATTTACTGGAACGTGAAATGAAAATGGGATTAGGAACTGCTTACATTGCTGGTTTTAAGTATGCCTTGCAAAATGGTTATGATTTTATTTTTGAAATGGATGCTGATTTTTCACACGACCCGAATGAACTAAAAAACTTTCTTGCTGAAATTGAAAATTTCGATCTTGTTCTTGGTAGTCGTTATATACACGGGATACGCGTACTTAACTGGCCAATGCGAAGATTACTGCTTAGTTTTTTTGCAAGTGTTTATACTAGAGTTATTACAGGCATGCCTATCAAGGATGCAACAGGCGGATTCAAATGTTTCAGAAAAGTAGTGCTCGAAACAATTGACCTTGACAAAGTTAAATCCAACGGATATTCTTTTCAGATTGAGATGACATTTAAAGCTTATTCAAAAGGTTTTAAAATCAAAGAAATACCAATTGTTTTTGTTGATCGCATAAAAGGCAAATCCAAGATGTCTAAGAAAATTGTGCGTGAAGCAGTTACTATGGTTTGGAAATTAAGATTACGACAAATTTTCGGATTATTGTAA
- a CDS encoding sugar transferase, with translation MPKSKEKILLLLTDFLMINLAWFVYSYIRLETGWFALIIAPEFLLPMLVIYFYWLIIFTFVGMYRTWFASSRFDEISTLFKASFFGIFLLFFLIFVDDYMHNVATATRILIFIYWGLFLFFVGSGRIIIRSVQRNLLIKGIGRRSGLVIGFNPRAKEVLDSILTAPALGIDIEAFVAVKNENIGKDYKGINVEGTIDQLVEIINKYNVKEIIIALEKEDHDILVDVITKTEGKGVSLKIVPDLYEILSGQARTSQIYGMPLIDIMPELMPEWEKKLKRLMDIVVSLLILIVSAPITILTSIAIKIDSEGTVFFKQERLGQNGKPFNVYKFRSMIKDAEKYTGPVWSKKDDPRVTRMGKFVRKVRIDEIPQMFNVLKGEMSLVGPRPEREYFVEKLSQEIPYYRRRLKVRPGITGWAQIKHKYDETIEDVKIKLKYDLFYIENMSLRMDFKILLRTIFVVLFGKGHYD, from the coding sequence ATGCCCAAATCCAAAGAAAAAATACTTCTTCTCCTAACTGATTTTTTAATGATTAACCTTGCCTGGTTTGTTTACAGCTATATTCGGTTGGAGACAGGCTGGTTTGCGTTAATTATTGCTCCCGAGTTTCTGTTGCCGATGCTCGTTATTTACTTTTATTGGCTTATCATTTTTACGTTTGTCGGAATGTATCGCACCTGGTTTGCATCTTCCCGCTTTGATGAAATATCAACTTTATTTAAGGCTTCATTCTTTGGGATATTCTTATTGTTCTTCCTCATTTTTGTTGATGATTATATGCATAATGTTGCAACGGCAACAAGAATATTAATTTTCATTTACTGGGGACTGTTTCTTTTCTTTGTTGGTTCCGGCAGAATTATAATCCGAAGTGTTCAAAGAAATCTTCTTATAAAAGGAATCGGGAGAAGAAGCGGGTTAGTAATTGGATTTAATCCAAGAGCAAAAGAGGTTTTAGATTCTATCTTAACTGCTCCTGCGTTGGGTATTGATATCGAGGCGTTTGTAGCGGTAAAAAATGAAAACATCGGTAAAGATTATAAAGGCATTAATGTAGAAGGAACAATTGATCAGCTTGTCGAGATCATTAACAAATACAATGTCAAAGAAATCATTATCGCTTTGGAAAAAGAAGATCACGATATTCTTGTTGATGTTATCACAAAGACTGAAGGAAAGGGTGTCAGTTTAAAGATAGTACCTGATCTTTATGAAATATTGAGCGGGCAGGCTCGTACCAGCCAGATATACGGAATGCCGTTGATCGATATTATGCCCGAGCTAATGCCTGAATGGGAAAAGAAATTAAAACGATTAATGGATATAGTAGTCTCTCTTTTAATTTTAATTGTAAGTGCTCCAATAACAATTCTTACATCCATCGCAATAAAGATTGATAGTGAAGGCACTGTATTTTTTAAACAAGAACGTCTTGGTCAGAATGGAAAACCATTTAATGTTTATAAATTTCGCTCTATGATCAAAGATGCTGAGAAATATACCGGACCGGTATGGTCAAAAAAAGATGATCCTCGTGTAACCAGAATGGGTAAGTTCGTTAGAAAAGTACGAATAGATGAAATTCCGCAAATGTTTAATGTTCTCAAAGGAGAAATGAGTTTAGTTGGACCAAGACCTGAACGAGAATATTTTGTAGAAAAACTTTCACAAGAAATTCCTTATTACAGACGCAGGTTAAAAGTACGTCCGGGTATTACCGGCTGGGCGCAGATAAAGCATAAGTATGATGAAACCATAGAAGATGTTAAAATTAAATTGAAGTATGATCTCTTTTATATTGAAAATATGTCTTTAAGAATGGATTTTAAAATATTGCTCAGAACAATTTTTGTTGTACTGTTTGGAAAAGGGCATTATGATTAA